A DNA window from Pogona vitticeps strain Pit_001003342236 chromosome 2, PviZW2.1, whole genome shotgun sequence contains the following coding sequences:
- the LOC144583021 gene encoding uncharacterized protein LOC144583021, whose product MAEAGCWGRWQEVKKEAEKGLQQRWEAQWQEFLEMLEPSSRRGEKPVISEAAPWDDAKAFLASFEEVANACHWPKGEWVARLLPALHGEAEEAFQSLEAGDREDYGKVKAAILRGDALRMEVRRQHFRDFSCQEVEDPRRLHSQVQELCHRWLRPERRSKEQILELLILEQFLASLPPDLQGWIRAGGPDTCSQAVALVEDFLISQEGAERAKWQGLMVAKETCPSLFKSHQDLIKPSSQTVFWQVLQEEGETVDSLDDTMGRQVKMENPQWERNEPMDVPRTAAPASEVNLLKRTEIGEEECGLKEDQSAERDKEPNEFRDHLTATVCQPSKMPTREETPTTLKYSPKFPCKSEPDRIHTRKNHNECVTSEEAFQENVYSDKQQRVVTGEIKPEFLENVEGDHLDVYRYDRAEEDPKDYASGECYGIQSEGRLFECSQCGKGFPQRRNLMIHQKSHTGEKMYKCYQCGKSFSQRRNLNTHQRIHTGAKPYKCYQCGKCFSLEKYLKAHQGIHTGAEAKPYKCSQCRKSFYQEKALLVHQRIHTGEKPYECSQCGKCFSQRRNLNTHQRIHTGAKPYKCFQCGKCFSLGRYLKVHQRIHPGGETKSYKCSQCGKSFNQKKWLLVHQRIHTGEKPYKCSQCGKCFSQQGNLRSHCRIHTGEKPHKCLECGKSFKRSNQLKIHQIIHTGEKPYECSQCGKCFNQQGNLMNHWRIHTGEKPHKCLECGKSFKRINQLKTHQIIHTGERP is encoded by the exons ATGGCAGAGGCAGGCTGTTGGGGAAGATGGCAAGAGGTCAAGAAGGAAGCCGAGAAGGGGCTCCAGCAGCGCTGGGAAGCCCAGTGGCAGGAGTTTCTGGAGATGTTGGAGCCCAGTTCTAGAAGAGGGGAAAAGCCCGTGATCTCCGAGGCTGCCCCGTGGGACGATGCCAAggccttcctggcctccttcgAGGAAGTGGCCAACGCCTGCCATTGGCCCAAAGGGGAGTGGGTGGCCCGGCTCCTGCCAGCACTTCATGGGGAAGCAGAGGAAGCCTTTCAGAGCCTGGAAGCCGGAGACAGGGAGGATTATGGGAAAGTGAAGGCTGCCATCTTGCGAGGGGATGCCCTGAGGATGGAGGTGAGACGCCAGCACTTCAGGGACTTCTCCTGCCAGGAGGTGGAAGACCCCCGGAGGCTTCACAGCCAAGTCCAAGAACTTTGCCACCGGTGGCTGAGGCCGGAGAGACGCagcaaggagcagatcctggagctgctgatcctggagcagttcctggctaGCCTTCCCCCGGACCTCCAGGGCTGGATCCGGGCAGGAGGGCCAGACACGTGTTCCCAGGCTGTGGCCCTGGTGGAGGACTTTCTCATTAGCCAGGAAGGGGCTGAGAGAGCAAAGTGGCAG GGTCTGATGGTCGCCAAGGAAACGTGCCCGTCTTTGTTCAAGAGCCACCAGGATCTGATCAAGCCAAGCAGTCAGACCGTATTCTGGCAGGTTCTTCAGGAAGAGGGTGAGACTGTCGACTCTTTGG atgacacgatGGGAAGGCAGGTCAAGATGGAGAATCCTCAGTGGGAAAGAAATGAGCCGATGGATGTCCCCAGAACCGCTGCCCCGGCAAGCGAAGTGAACCTGCTGAAGAGAACTGAGATAGGTGAGGAAGAATGTGGATTGAAAGAGGATCAGTCAGCAGAGAGAGATAAGGAACCTAATGAGTTCAGGGACCATCTTACAGCTACAGTATGCCAGCCTTCCAAAATGCCTACGAGGGAGGAAACACCCACAACCCTCAAATACAGCCCAAAGTTTCCTTGCAAATCAGAACCTGACAGGATCCATACCAGAAAGAACCATAATGAATGTGTCACATCAGAAGAAGCATTCCAGGAAAATGTATACTCTGATAAACAACAGAGGGTGGTAACTGGAGAAATAAAACCTGAATTTTTGGAAAATGTGGAAGGAGATCATTTGGACGTGTATCGGTATGATCGTGCAGAAGAGGACCCTAAAGATTATGCGAGTGGGGAATGTTACGGAATTCAAAGTGAGGGAAGGCTGTTTGAATGTTCTCAGTGTGGGAAAGGCTTCCCTCAGAGAAGAAATTTGATGATCCACCAGAAAtctcatactggagagaaaatgtacaagtgttatcagtgtgggaagagcttcagtcagagacgAAATTTGAATACACATCAACGGATTCATACTGGAGCTAAACCGTACAAATGTTATCaatgtggaaaatgcttcagcctggaaaaatatttgaaagcacACCAAGGCATCCATACTGGAGCCGAAGCAAAACCGTATAAGTGCTCCCAGTGCAGGAAGTCCTTCTACCAGGAAAAAGCTTTGCTGGTCCATCAGCGGATTCATACCGGAGAGAAACCATacgaatgctctcagtgtgggaagtgcttcagtcagagaAGAAATCTGAATACACATCAAAGGATTCATACTGGAGCTAAACCATACAAATGTTTTCaatgtggaaaatgcttcagCCTTGGAAGATATTTGAAAGTACACCAACGCATCCATCCTGGAGGCGAAACAAAATCTTATAAGTGCTCTCAGTGCGGGAAGTCCTTCAACCAGAAAAAATGGTTGTTGGTCCATCAGCGGATTCATaccggagagaaaccgtacaaatgctctcagtgtgggaaatgtttcagccAGCAAGGAAACCTGAGGAGCCACTGCAGgattcatactggggagaaaccacacaaatgcctggagtgtgggaaaagcttcaagcGGAGCAACCAGTTGAAAATCCATCAGATAATTCATACCGGAGAGAAACCGTacgaatgctctcagtgtgggaaatgcttcaatCAGCAAGGAAACCTGATGAACCACTGgaggattcatactggagagaaaccacacaaatgcctggagtgtgggaaaagcttcaagcGCATCAACCAGTTAAAAACCCATCAGATCATTCATACTGGAGAGAGGCCGTAG